The following are encoded in a window of Neomicrococcus lactis genomic DNA:
- a CDS encoding circularly permuted type 2 ATP-grasp protein produces MADLFEGYPAAQGRSEAWDEMFDRDHSVRPAYTHVAAALRELGPDDVAARADSMARTFLDRGVTFDFAGEERPFPLDLVPRIIPSTEWEVLERGVAQRVKALELFLDDVYDRMKVVSDGVVPRKLITSSAHFHREVAGFRPAGGVRVHISGIDVVRDQEGTFRVLEDNVRVPSGVSYVLENRRAMQKGLPEAFVQQNIRSVEEYPRRLLQALRKTAPGGIDDPTVVVLTPGVFNSAYFEHTLLAGFMGVELVEGRDLICRGNRVYMRTTSGERRVDVIYKRIDDEFVDPQQFRADSVLGCPGIVNAARAGNVTIANAVGNGVADDKLIYSYVPDLIRYYMNEEPIVPNVDTYRLEEKEAREEVLDRLDELVVKPVDGSGGKGIVIGPQASKQELDELRARVIKDPRGWIAQPVLQLSTVPTVADDKFGPRHVDLRPFAVNDGEDVWVLPGGLTRVALTEGSLIVNSSQGGGSKDTWVVDGENRLPRNNSEERVPHLRERTKVWPLETGGRAARNQVQEEQQQQEIQEVPGC; encoded by the coding sequence ATGGCAGATCTATTCGAAGGATATCCAGCCGCTCAAGGGCGATCCGAGGCGTGGGACGAGATGTTCGACCGCGATCATTCGGTGCGTCCCGCCTACACGCATGTGGCGGCGGCGCTTCGAGAACTGGGACCAGATGACGTAGCGGCTCGCGCCGATTCGATGGCGCGTACGTTCCTTGACCGAGGCGTCACTTTTGATTTTGCTGGCGAGGAGCGCCCGTTCCCACTGGACCTCGTGCCCCGCATTATTCCTAGTACGGAATGGGAAGTGCTGGAGCGGGGCGTCGCACAGCGTGTGAAAGCTCTTGAGCTGTTTTTGGATGACGTGTATGACCGCATGAAAGTGGTTTCTGACGGTGTGGTGCCGCGCAAGCTCATCACCTCTTCAGCCCACTTCCACCGCGAAGTAGCAGGCTTCCGGCCCGCCGGCGGTGTGCGTGTCCACATTTCCGGTATTGACGTGGTGCGAGACCAAGAAGGTACCTTCCGAGTTCTCGAAGACAACGTGCGCGTGCCGTCTGGTGTGTCCTACGTTCTCGAAAACCGCCGCGCTATGCAGAAGGGTCTTCCCGAAGCGTTTGTGCAACAGAATATCCGCTCAGTTGAGGAATATCCTCGCCGGCTCCTGCAGGCTCTGCGCAAGACCGCTCCCGGCGGCATCGATGATCCAACGGTAGTAGTGCTCACGCCGGGCGTCTTCAACAGCGCTTACTTTGAGCACACGCTGTTGGCAGGCTTCATGGGCGTTGAACTCGTGGAAGGCCGCGACCTTATTTGCCGCGGTAACCGCGTCTACATGCGCACCACCTCGGGTGAGCGCCGTGTTGACGTGATTTACAAGCGTATTGATGACGAGTTCGTGGATCCTCAGCAATTCCGCGCAGACTCCGTGTTGGGCTGCCCGGGCATTGTGAACGCGGCCCGCGCCGGCAACGTCACCATCGCAAACGCAGTGGGCAACGGCGTTGCCGATGACAAGCTCATCTACTCTTACGTGCCGGACCTCATTCGTTATTACATGAACGAAGAGCCGATTGTTCCTAACGTGGATACCTACCGCCTTGAGGAAAAGGAAGCTCGGGAGGAAGTCCTCGACCGCCTCGACGAACTCGTAGTGAAGCCGGTAGATGGCTCCGGCGGTAAGGGCATTGTGATTGGCCCGCAGGCGTCTAAGCAGGAGCTGGACGAGTTGCGCGCGCGAGTCATCAAGGACCCGCGTGGCTGGATTGCTCAGCCGGTGCTGCAGCTGTCCACCGTACCTACCGTTGCGGACGATAAATTCGGGCCGCGTCACGTGGACTTGCGTCCGTTTGCCGTGAACGACGGCGAAGACGTGTGGGTCTTGCCGGGTGGTTTGACTCGTGTCGCATTGACGGAGGGCTCACTCATTGTGAACTCTTCGCAAGGTGGCGGCTCGAAGGACACCTGGGTGGTGGACGGCGAGAACCGCTTGCCACGCAACAACAGCGAAGAGCGCGTCCCGCACTTGCGCGAACGCACCAAGGTTTGGCCGCTTGAAACGGGTGGTCGCGCCGCCCGCAACCAAGTTCAAGAAGAACAGCAGCAGCAAGAGATTCAGGAGGTCCCAGGATGCTGA
- a CDS encoding YeiH family protein has product MHQNVPGVIAAAVGVTCAFLVHQLVPAIPAMTWCVIVGMLASNVMALVPANLRFRDLLTPGMSFSGKRLMRWGIVFLGFQLVFADIVQLGWLSVALIVALVAVAFGLTYGISKLFRLPGDEPFLLASGFAICGASAIGAVSHARGTEKDAPLPVGLVTLCGTLAIFVLPALNGFLGLSPQEFGWWAGASVHDVGQVVATGATLGSVALSTAVVVKLVRVLTLAPVATLAALSVRRRSSTHASAATSSGAGKMPPLVPVFIAGFIAAFAARSLGLVPEAALPFLKIVQEVLLGSALVGLGFGINLRTLFTSGAKSTAAALTAWCALMVVSLGALRLVFPN; this is encoded by the coding sequence ATGCATCAAAATGTACCGGGAGTCATCGCCGCCGCCGTTGGAGTGACGTGCGCGTTCCTGGTACATCAACTCGTTCCTGCCATCCCTGCGATGACGTGGTGCGTCATCGTCGGAATGCTTGCGTCCAATGTTATGGCTTTAGTGCCAGCTAACCTACGTTTTCGCGATTTGTTGACTCCCGGTATGTCATTTTCCGGAAAACGATTGATGCGCTGGGGAATTGTGTTCCTCGGTTTCCAACTGGTCTTCGCGGATATTGTGCAGTTGGGCTGGTTATCCGTTGCCCTCATTGTCGCTTTGGTGGCCGTCGCTTTCGGTCTGACCTACGGAATTTCGAAGCTCTTCCGGCTCCCCGGAGACGAGCCATTTCTCCTCGCGAGCGGTTTCGCTATTTGCGGAGCCAGCGCCATCGGAGCTGTCTCTCATGCGCGCGGAACTGAGAAGGACGCTCCGCTGCCCGTAGGTCTCGTCACGCTCTGCGGAACGCTGGCGATCTTCGTCTTGCCCGCCCTGAACGGGTTCCTCGGTCTGAGCCCGCAGGAGTTTGGCTGGTGGGCGGGGGCGTCCGTACATGATGTCGGGCAAGTCGTGGCTACCGGCGCCACGCTGGGCTCGGTGGCGTTGAGCACCGCCGTAGTAGTTAAGCTCGTTCGCGTCCTGACCCTAGCGCCCGTCGCAACCCTTGCGGCCCTTTCAGTACGACGACGCAGCTCCACTCACGCTTCCGCAGCTACTTCCAGCGGGGCAGGAAAGATGCCGCCGCTAGTACCTGTCTTTATTGCCGGTTTTATCGCAGCTTTTGCGGCACGCTCGTTGGGACTGGTGCCAGAGGCCGCTCTCCCCTTCCTGAAAATTGTTCAGGAGGTCCTTTTGGGCAGCGCACTTGTTGGATTGGGTTTTGGCATCAACCTCCGCACGCTCTTTACGAGCGGAGCGAAAAGCACCGCCGCGGCGCTTACTGCGTGGTGCGCGCTCATGGTGGTTTCTTTGGGAGCTCTCCGGTTGGTCTTTCCGAATTGA